The Nocardia terpenica genome has a segment encoding these proteins:
- a CDS encoding acyl-CoA dehydrogenase family protein, protein MDEDLDALAELARQFFEKECAPNEERWGRQQHVDREVWNKAGEVGLLCLSIPEQYGGGGGTFAHEAVVTIEQTRAMAPSLGNPVHSTIVAHYILAYGTEEQKRAWLPRMASGEIVGAIAMTEPGTGSDLQSIRTRAVTEGDEYVISGAKTFISNGLLSDLVIVAAKTSEGKGAQSVSLIAVETDRDGFRRGRNLEKVGQHGQDTCELFFDEVRVPRANLLGAVEGQGFIQLMQQLPQERLILGVTAAAAIEKTVEMTVAYTKEREAFGKPIFQFQNTQFVLAECDTVKSVAWAFLDDCVAKHLRGELDIPTAAKSKWWLTEQQCKVADDCLQLFGGYGYMAEYPISRAYTDARIQKIYGGTNEIMKLIIGRSL, encoded by the coding sequence ATGGACGAGGATCTGGACGCGCTCGCGGAGCTGGCCCGCCAGTTCTTCGAGAAGGAATGCGCGCCCAACGAGGAGCGCTGGGGCCGCCAGCAGCACGTGGATCGCGAGGTCTGGAACAAGGCGGGTGAGGTCGGGCTGCTGTGCCTGAGTATCCCCGAGCAGTACGGCGGGGGCGGCGGCACCTTCGCGCACGAGGCCGTGGTGACCATCGAGCAGACCCGGGCCATGGCGCCGAGCCTGGGCAATCCGGTGCACTCGACCATCGTCGCGCACTACATCCTCGCCTACGGCACCGAGGAGCAGAAGCGCGCCTGGCTGCCGAGGATGGCCAGCGGCGAGATCGTCGGCGCCATCGCCATGACCGAACCGGGCACCGGCTCGGATCTGCAGAGCATCCGCACCCGCGCGGTCACCGAGGGCGACGAGTACGTGATCAGCGGCGCGAAGACCTTCATCTCCAACGGCCTGCTGAGCGACCTGGTGATCGTGGCCGCCAAGACCTCCGAAGGCAAAGGCGCGCAGAGCGTTTCGCTGATCGCGGTGGAGACCGACCGGGACGGGTTCCGGCGCGGCCGCAATCTGGAGAAGGTCGGCCAGCACGGCCAGGACACCTGCGAGCTGTTCTTCGACGAGGTGCGGGTGCCGAGGGCAAACCTGCTCGGCGCCGTGGAGGGCCAGGGCTTCATCCAACTCATGCAGCAGCTCCCGCAGGAGCGGCTGATCCTCGGCGTCACCGCGGCGGCGGCGATCGAGAAGACCGTGGAGATGACCGTCGCCTACACCAAGGAGCGGGAGGCGTTCGGCAAACCGATATTCCAGTTCCAGAACACCCAGTTCGTGCTCGCCGAATGCGACACCGTCAAATCGGTGGCGTGGGCGTTCCTGGACGACTGCGTCGCCAAACACCTACGCGGCGAACTGGATATCCCGACCGCCGCCAAATCGAAGTGGTGGCTGACCGAACAGCAGTGCAAGGTCGCCGACGACTGCCTGCAATTGTTCGGCGGCTACGGCTACATGGCCGAATACCCGATCTCGCGGGCCTACACCGACGCGCGCATCCAGAAGATCTACGGCGGCACCAACGAGATCATGAAGCTGATCATCGGACGCAGTCTGTAA
- a CDS encoding AraC family transcriptional regulator produces the protein MPQTVAAFTLPIQRVRAIVDLAGRRGWDTAAMLAEAGISPALLARGRSRVTVEQAVRMVQWLWRSTDDELFGLGLQPMPRGTFRLVCFALLSASTVGAAIRRFSGFRTSLPGFPPVTLHVVGDEARVVFDIGEIRQPVGLIVDTMLMTAHRFLGWAAGAPIRLRRVEMPYPPSDLDDYDLIFGAPVRFSAAAPALVFDAAVLDTPLLRDEDDLLAFLSNAPSAVLGPPDYAVSVTAQVRRILARGLHGDWPGVDAIAAELAMSPPTLRRRLREEHTSPREIREQILRDAAIASLVRGDETVAALSRRLGFSEPSSFSRAFRRWTGSPPGSYRP, from the coding sequence GTGCCCCAGACCGTTGCCGCGTTCACGCTGCCGATTCAGCGGGTGCGGGCCATTGTGGATCTGGCCGGGCGGCGTGGGTGGGATACCGCGGCGATGTTGGCGGAGGCCGGTATTTCGCCCGCGCTGTTGGCGCGGGGGCGGTCGCGGGTGACCGTCGAGCAGGCGGTGCGGATGGTGCAGTGGCTGTGGCGGAGCACCGATGACGAGTTGTTCGGGCTGGGGCTGCAGCCCATGCCGCGCGGCACTTTTCGGCTGGTGTGCTTCGCGCTGCTGAGCGCGTCGACCGTGGGGGCGGCGATCCGGCGGTTCAGCGGGTTCCGGACGTCGCTGCCCGGGTTTCCGCCGGTGACGCTGCACGTGGTCGGGGACGAGGCGCGGGTGGTGTTCGATATCGGCGAGATTCGCCAGCCGGTCGGGCTGATCGTCGACACCATGCTGATGACCGCGCACCGTTTCCTCGGCTGGGCGGCGGGCGCGCCGATTCGGCTGCGTCGGGTCGAGATGCCCTATCCGCCTTCGGATCTCGACGACTACGATCTCATCTTCGGTGCGCCCGTGCGATTTTCGGCCGCGGCGCCCGCGCTGGTCTTCGATGCGGCGGTGCTCGACACGCCGCTGCTGCGCGACGAGGACGATCTGCTCGCCTTCCTCAGCAATGCGCCGTCGGCGGTCCTCGGCCCGCCCGACTACGCGGTCTCGGTGACCGCGCAGGTGCGCCGCATCCTCGCCCGCGGCCTGCACGGCGACTGGCCCGGCGTGGACGCCATCGCCGCCGAACTCGCCATGAGCCCGCCGACCCTGCGCCGACGGCTGCGCGAGGAACACACCTCGCCCCGCGAGATCCGCGAACAGATCCTCCGCGACGCCGCGATCGCCAGCCTCGTCCGCGGCGACGAAACCGTCGCCGCCCTCTCCCGCCGCCTCGGCTTCTCCGAACCCAGCTCCTTCTCCCGAGCCTTCCGCCGCTGGACCGGCAGCCCACCGGGCTCCTACCGCCCCTGA
- a CDS encoding ABC1 kinase family protein, with amino-acid sequence MTAAAVDAETTTERAVLRPALEKFGLAEMRRTVVIGTVLGGSVARRTLRGGLRRAKRRRAMADGMVDGFEVLGPMFVKLGQLIASSPGAFPRELADACLRCLDDVPPFPAVDARAIVEADLGRPIAELFREFDDEPLSAASVAQVHACVLADGRPAVVKVQRPDIARRMIVDLRAAFRLAGLLEKRSENARVANAEGVVRDLYETTVAELDFRNEADNQTRARTNLRAFGDNASVVVPEVYWDYSGPRVLCMERMRGLPLDRFDDIRAVHPDPELLIRRLVKAWVESVVVHGLFHGDVHAGNLWLLEDGRAAMLDFGIVGKMTPQWRDFVRALFHASALDGDFRPVARALRELDLVAGDSGDDATVGRQLATALAPVLSGKLAQLDMGKVAARLVEFGKRRGASGPEQLILMGKQLGYFERYAVALAPGWRLGQDLYLFRNVFPDEVRAKAAAEGVELPAD; translated from the coding sequence GTGACGGCGGCGGCGGTGGATGCCGAGACCACGACCGAACGCGCGGTGCTGCGGCCCGCGCTGGAGAAGTTCGGCCTCGCGGAGATGCGGCGCACGGTGGTGATCGGCACCGTCCTGGGCGGCAGCGTGGCGCGTCGGACGCTGCGCGGCGGGCTGCGCCGGGCCAAGCGCCGTCGCGCGATGGCCGACGGCATGGTCGACGGCTTCGAGGTGCTGGGCCCGATGTTCGTCAAACTGGGCCAGCTGATCGCCTCCTCCCCGGGCGCGTTCCCGCGTGAACTGGCCGACGCCTGCCTGCGCTGCCTCGACGATGTGCCGCCGTTCCCGGCCGTCGACGCCCGCGCCATCGTCGAGGCCGACCTCGGCCGGCCGATCGCCGAGCTGTTCCGCGAATTCGACGACGAACCGCTGTCGGCGGCCTCGGTGGCGCAGGTGCACGCCTGCGTGCTCGCCGACGGACGCCCGGCCGTGGTCAAGGTGCAGCGGCCCGATATCGCGCGCCGCATGATCGTCGACCTGCGCGCGGCGTTCCGGCTGGCGGGCCTGCTCGAAAAGCGTTCGGAGAACGCACGCGTCGCCAATGCCGAGGGCGTGGTGCGCGACCTGTACGAGACCACGGTCGCCGAGCTGGACTTCCGCAACGAGGCCGACAATCAGACCCGCGCCCGCACCAACCTGCGGGCCTTCGGCGACAATGCCAGCGTCGTTGTGCCGGAGGTGTACTGGGACTACTCCGGGCCGCGGGTGCTGTGCATGGAACGCATGCGCGGCCTGCCGCTGGACCGCTTCGACGACATCCGCGCCGTGCACCCGGACCCGGAGCTGCTGATCCGGCGGCTGGTCAAGGCGTGGGTGGAAAGCGTTGTGGTGCACGGCCTGTTCCACGGCGACGTGCACGCGGGCAATCTGTGGCTGCTCGAGGACGGCCGCGCCGCCATGCTCGACTTCGGCATCGTCGGCAAGATGACCCCGCAGTGGCGGGATTTCGTGCGGGCGCTGTTCCACGCCAGCGCCCTCGACGGCGATTTCCGTCCCGTGGCCCGCGCGCTGCGCGAATTGGATCTGGTCGCAGGCGATTCCGGCGACGACGCCACCGTCGGGCGGCAGTTGGCCACCGCGCTGGCGCCGGTGCTGTCGGGCAAGCTGGCCCAGCTGGACATGGGGAAGGTCGCCGCCCGGCTCGTCGAATTCGGCAAGCGCCGCGGCGCTTCCGGCCCGGAGCAGCTGATTCTGATGGGCAAGCAGCTCGGCTACTTCGAACGCTACGCCGTCGCGCTGGCCCCCGGCTGGCGGCTCGGGCAGGACCTGTACCTGTTCCGGAACGTCTTCCCGGACGAGGTCCGCGCCAAGGCCGCCGCCGAGGGCGTCGAGCTCCCGGCCGACTGA